In Aeromicrobium marinum DSM 15272, one genomic interval encodes:
- a CDS encoding ArgE/DapE family deacylase: MDRTVAMIDVDLVRRDLAQLVSIPSTGGSEGESLVQRWCAATLTGIGLDVDLWPLDLDALRADPDHPGEEVERTEAWGCVGTSGEGRPALILNGHVDVVPPGDTEAWTGGDPWHLRETDGRWYGRGVADMKGGVVAIIAAARAVSGLHLRRPFAVHTVIGEEDGGLGTFATLRRGHTGDACVIAEPTDHAIVAANGGSLTFRLEIPGVSTHGSMRSSGVSAVEVFIAVHAALRELEARRNDSPPAPFGPLPWPISVGIVHGGDWASTVPDRLVVEGRHGVMPGESFAEAEAAFEAAVAGADHPFLREQPAVVTWPGGRFAAGALSPDHPFVAEVADAVGTSAPMVGAPYGSDLRLYAGAGVPTVQYGPGDVRGAHALDENVAVDDVVECAEVYTRLILARCT; this comes from the coding sequence GTGGATCGGACGGTGGCCATGATCGACGTCGACCTGGTCCGCCGGGACCTCGCCCAGCTGGTCAGCATCCCCAGCACGGGCGGTTCGGAGGGCGAGTCCCTCGTCCAACGCTGGTGCGCGGCCACCCTCACCGGCATCGGTCTCGACGTCGACCTGTGGCCGCTCGACCTCGACGCCCTGCGGGCCGACCCCGACCACCCGGGCGAGGAGGTCGAGCGCACCGAGGCGTGGGGATGCGTCGGCACCTCCGGCGAGGGCCGCCCGGCACTGATCCTCAACGGGCACGTCGACGTCGTGCCGCCGGGCGACACCGAGGCCTGGACCGGCGGCGACCCCTGGCACCTGAGGGAGACCGACGGTCGCTGGTACGGCCGCGGCGTGGCCGACATGAAGGGCGGGGTGGTGGCCATCATCGCCGCGGCCCGAGCCGTCTCCGGCCTGCACCTGCGCCGGCCCTTCGCCGTCCACACCGTCATCGGTGAGGAGGACGGCGGTCTCGGCACCTTCGCCACGTTGCGTCGCGGGCACACCGGTGACGCCTGCGTCATCGCCGAGCCCACCGACCACGCGATCGTGGCGGCCAACGGCGGGTCGCTGACGTTCCGGCTGGAGATCCCGGGTGTCTCGACCCACGGGTCGATGCGGTCGTCCGGCGTCAGCGCCGTCGAGGTGTTCATCGCCGTCCATGCCGCCCTGCGCGAGCTGGAGGCCCGGCGCAACGACTCACCGCCGGCACCGTTCGGCCCGCTGCCGTGGCCCATCAGTGTGGGCATCGTCCACGGCGGGGACTGGGCGAGCACGGTGCCCGACCGGCTCGTGGTCGAGGGTCGTCACGGCGTCATGCCCGGTGAGTCGTTCGCCGAGGCCGAGGCCGCCTTCGAGGCCGCCGTGGCCGGCGCCGACCATCCGTTCCTGCGCGAGCAGCCGGCCGTCGTGACCTGGCCCGGCGGGCGGTTCGCCGCCGGCGCCCTGAGCCCCGACCACCCGTTCGTCGCGGAGGTGGCCGATGCCGTCGGCACCAGCGCCCCCATGGTCGGCGCACCCTACGGCTCGGACCTGCGGCTGTACGCGGGCGCCGGGGTGCCCACGGTGCAGTACGGTCCGGGCGACGTGCGGGGCGCCCACGCGCTCGACGAGAACGTGGCCGTCGACGACGTCGTGGAGTGCGCCGAGGTCTACACCCGCCTGATCCTCGCGCGCTGCACCTGA
- a CDS encoding phenazine-specific anthranilate synthase component I, protein MTLLDDLLAQPAFALIRVRESDTVTLVAGPRTDIERLADIPEATGPVGGDRVWDHLVLVPFAQVRERGFEAHQDGTPLSVIRADVVHEVPLDELLTLLPDVPLDFVDRGGFETSDDDYAGIVRDIISEEIGQGEGANLVIGRHYRAQVADWGHERALTVFRRLLERERGAFWTFCIFTGDRHLIGASPERHVSVEHGEVRMNPISGTFRMRGLETHADRKAALLEFLRDEKEIYELFMVVDEELKQMCDICHEGGLVLGPFLKPMTHLVHTEYLLSGRTDRDVREVLRDSMFAATVTGSPVENACRLIRRYEEHGRGYYASVAALVGRDAAGGAVCDAPILIRTADVDTEGRLTVTAGATLVRDSDADHETSETWAKASGILSAFGLVDAAPEATEGFDAFTREDDVLVALGARNQRLSQFWLTDQSGAVPEPTLVGKRVVVVDGEDDFVNMLGHVFGVLGMTTDVIRHDAPELVEQGPAVLDGYDLVVVGPGPGDPRDTADPKIATIHGVVDALLATGRPFLAVCLGHQALCHRLGLDLEFKDIVFQGTQSRVEVLGRPETVGFYNTFVGRVPAGGLPDGVTVEVDDATGDVHLVAGPHYRGVQFHAESVLTQNGFGILRDLVLALGI, encoded by the coding sequence ATGACCCTCCTCGACGACCTGCTGGCCCAGCCGGCGTTCGCGCTGATCCGCGTGCGCGAGTCCGACACCGTGACGCTGGTGGCCGGCCCGCGCACCGACATCGAGCGGTTGGCCGACATCCCCGAGGCGACCGGTCCGGTCGGCGGCGACCGGGTGTGGGACCACCTCGTGCTGGTGCCGTTCGCCCAGGTCCGCGAGCGGGGCTTCGAGGCGCACCAGGACGGCACCCCGCTCAGCGTCATCCGGGCCGACGTGGTCCACGAGGTGCCGCTCGACGAGCTGCTCACCCTCCTGCCCGACGTGCCGCTCGACTTCGTCGACCGCGGCGGCTTCGAGACCTCCGACGACGACTACGCCGGCATCGTCCGCGACATCATCAGCGAGGAGATCGGTCAGGGCGAGGGTGCGAACCTGGTGATCGGCCGGCACTACCGGGCGCAGGTCGCCGACTGGGGCCACGAGCGTGCGCTCACGGTCTTCCGCCGGCTGCTGGAGCGGGAACGCGGCGCGTTCTGGACCTTCTGCATCTTCACCGGCGACCGGCACCTGATCGGCGCGAGCCCCGAGCGGCACGTCAGCGTCGAGCACGGCGAGGTGCGGATGAACCCCATCAGCGGCACCTTCCGCATGCGGGGCCTGGAGACCCATGCGGACCGCAAGGCGGCGCTGCTGGAGTTCCTGCGGGACGAGAAGGAGATCTACGAGCTCTTCATGGTGGTCGACGAGGAGCTCAAGCAGATGTGCGACATCTGCCACGAGGGCGGCCTCGTCCTGGGGCCGTTCCTCAAGCCGATGACCCACCTGGTGCACACCGAGTACCTGTTGTCGGGCCGCACCGACCGTGACGTCCGGGAGGTGCTGCGCGACTCGATGTTCGCGGCCACCGTGACCGGCAGCCCGGTCGAGAATGCCTGCCGGTTGATCCGCCGCTACGAGGAGCACGGTCGGGGCTACTACGCGTCCGTCGCCGCGCTGGTCGGCCGCGATGCCGCCGGCGGGGCGGTCTGCGACGCGCCGATCCTCATCCGCACCGCCGACGTCGACACCGAGGGGCGGCTCACCGTGACCGCGGGCGCGACGCTGGTGCGGGACTCCGACGCCGACCACGAGACGAGCGAGACCTGGGCCAAGGCCTCGGGCATCCTCAGCGCCTTCGGCCTCGTCGACGCCGCACCGGAGGCCACCGAGGGGTTCGACGCGTTCACCCGCGAGGACGACGTGCTCGTGGCGCTCGGAGCCCGCAACCAGCGGCTGAGCCAGTTCTGGTTGACCGACCAGTCCGGTGCGGTGCCCGAGCCGACCCTGGTGGGCAAGCGGGTCGTGGTCGTGGACGGCGAGGACGACTTCGTCAACATGCTGGGGCACGTCTTCGGAGTGCTCGGCATGACCACCGACGTCATCCGGCACGACGCACCCGAGCTGGTCGAGCAGGGGCCGGCCGTCCTGGACGGCTACGACCTGGTGGTGGTCGGGCCGGGGCCGGGCGACCCCCGCGACACCGCCGATCCGAAGATCGCCACGATCCACGGTGTCGTCGACGCGCTGCTGGCGACCGGTCGGCCGTTCCTCGCGGTCTGTCTGGGGCACCAGGCCCTGTGCCACCGGCTCGGGCTCGACCTGGAGTTCAAGGACATCGTGTTCCAGGGCACCCAGAGCCGGGTCGAGGTGCTGGGGCGGCCGGAGACGGTGGGCTTCTACAACACCTTCGTCGGCCGGGTGCCCGCCGGCGGTCTGCCCGACGGGGTCACGGTCGAGGTCGACGACGCCACCGGTGACGTCCACCTGGTCGCGGGTCCGCACTACCGGGGGGTGCAGTTCCACGCCGAGTCGGTGCTGACCCAGAACGGCTTCGGCATCCTGCGCGACCTGGTGCTCGCGCTCGGGATCTAG
- a CDS encoding LuxR C-terminal-related transcriptional regulator, whose amino-acid sequence MSSSQPVLNHPDGSAVEATHLRQVLTVVAVTDLVDAALIATVTDLSPHDVRRCLDAAMAAGQLAGASPHLTVTARGTLLGSTTGSALGALHSAVLDALSTRGPLPVQTAGALVTSGCRDPRLAEHLVSSASHADAADADLITAWAETAGADPLRLAAQAAERAVRSGDFDAALRAGERVLADPDHASVPVAVRAVAIAHAHRGMVHHSAALFGFLGEARIGNDAALAVWAMLGDGDAEQARRMAALARNAPPTSVGRGLALMSRGLELSLDGGGEAALPVLVQSAAALRPLGDELVVPESPAALAALVAISTGEVDTAARVLTAAIDAGFGGSLQQSRHHLLLAWSRMLQGDLPGATTIADRVADSGPLALRDQMFLHGLRLGIARRAGDLVALDRAWNEVRVSLAEFSVDLYSLLPLGELAVAAARLRESHRLQTHLLDAGELLDSLGRPPLWAAMFHWYGVHAAILAEEPSQLLPHADALVHGAQDSRVAAILARAGQTWLRVLQGDVDAAAVTCATGDLELIGLSWDATRLAAQAAGRTTDRQVMLELMQLARAAHRTPVADVREDGETAPLRAQLTDREWEVAMLVLTGVGYREIGERLFISPKTVEHHVARIRRRLGADTRREMLTMLRGLAVSEQPAAD is encoded by the coding sequence ATGAGCAGCTCGCAGCCGGTGCTGAACCACCCCGACGGATCGGCCGTCGAGGCCACGCACCTCCGCCAGGTGCTGACGGTCGTGGCCGTGACCGACCTGGTGGACGCGGCGCTGATCGCCACCGTCACCGATCTGTCGCCCCACGACGTGCGCCGGTGCCTGGACGCGGCGATGGCAGCCGGGCAGCTGGCAGGAGCGTCGCCGCACCTCACGGTCACGGCACGCGGCACCCTGCTGGGCTCCACCACGGGATCGGCCCTCGGCGCGCTCCACTCGGCCGTCCTCGACGCGCTGAGCACCCGCGGTCCCCTGCCGGTCCAGACCGCCGGCGCCCTCGTGACGTCCGGGTGTCGTGACCCCCGGCTCGCCGAGCACCTGGTCTCGTCGGCGTCCCACGCCGATGCGGCGGACGCCGACCTGATCACCGCCTGGGCCGAGACCGCGGGGGCCGACCCCCTGCGGCTCGCCGCGCAGGCCGCGGAGCGTGCGGTCAGGTCCGGCGACTTCGACGCGGCCCTGCGGGCCGGCGAGCGGGTGCTCGCCGATCCCGACCACGCGTCCGTCCCGGTCGCGGTGCGCGCCGTAGCGATCGCTCACGCGCACCGCGGCATGGTGCACCACAGCGCCGCCCTGTTCGGCTTCCTGGGCGAGGCGCGCATCGGCAACGACGCCGCCCTGGCCGTCTGGGCGATGCTCGGTGACGGTGACGCCGAGCAGGCCCGACGCATGGCGGCGCTCGCGCGCAACGCCCCGCCCACGAGCGTCGGTCGAGGCCTGGCGCTGATGTCACGCGGGCTGGAGCTCTCCCTCGACGGCGGCGGCGAGGCGGCGCTGCCCGTGCTCGTGCAGTCCGCGGCTGCCCTGCGCCCGCTGGGCGACGAGCTGGTCGTCCCGGAGTCGCCCGCCGCCCTGGCAGCCCTGGTGGCGATCAGCACCGGCGAGGTCGACACGGCCGCCAGGGTGCTGACCGCGGCGATCGACGCCGGCTTCGGAGGCAGCCTCCAGCAGTCGCGCCACCACCTGCTGCTGGCGTGGTCACGCATGCTCCAGGGCGACCTGCCGGGCGCCACCACGATCGCCGACCGGGTGGCCGACTCCGGTCCACTCGCCCTGCGGGACCAGATGTTCCTGCACGGGTTGCGGCTGGGCATCGCCCGGCGCGCCGGCGACCTGGTCGCGCTCGACAGGGCGTGGAACGAGGTCCGGGTGAGCCTCGCGGAGTTCTCCGTCGACCTCTACTCGCTGCTGCCGCTCGGCGAGCTGGCGGTCGCGGCCGCCCGCCTGCGCGAGTCGCACCGCCTGCAGACCCACCTGCTCGACGCCGGCGAGCTGCTCGACAGCCTCGGGCGGCCGCCGCTCTGGGCGGCGATGTTCCACTGGTACGGCGTGCACGCGGCGATCCTCGCCGAGGAACCGTCCCAGCTGTTGCCGCACGCGGACGCCCTCGTCCACGGGGCGCAGGACAGCCGGGTGGCGGCGATCCTCGCCCGGGCCGGCCAGACGTGGCTGCGGGTGCTCCAGGGGGACGTCGACGCTGCCGCCGTCACGTGTGCGACCGGTGACCTCGAGCTGATCGGCCTGAGCTGGGACGCCACCCGGCTGGCCGCGCAGGCAGCGGGCCGCACCACCGACCGTCAGGTCATGCTCGAGCTGATGCAGCTGGCGAGGGCCGCCCACCGCACCCCGGTGGCCGACGTCCGCGAGGACGGCGAGACGGCGCCCCTGCGGGCCCAGCTGACGGACCGTGAGTGGGAGGTGGCGATGCTGGTGCTGACCGGCGTCGGCTACCGCGAGATCGGCGAGCGGCTGTTCATCTCGCCCAAGACCGTCGAGCACCACGTGGCGCGGATCCGCCGCCGCCTCGGCGCCGACACCCGCCGCGAGATGCTCACGATGCTGCGCGGACTCGCGGTCTCCGAGCAGCCCGCCGCGGACTGA
- a CDS encoding Hsp70 family protein yields the protein MAIGIDVGAGGTTVVFDDGRWIRLPVDASRRRVMSDLTARVGDPVPLVHRDDDGRIRHEHAHDLYAAEVVRAMVECGVTPRPTAGRGVVVAIPAWWTTRATEVAREAIHARAGRRVTVITDAEAAVRGHLAGGGRLDDSVAVLDLGAQTSGASVVQGCRTPRPTVAGHPAMQAHAAGDELDARILHHLVESLGERGDVIDPTDPDTVAAAREFLLQCREAKESLSIRSAVTLTTQIGGPDAKLRLVRAELEEIARPWALSVVTLLRTAIDSSGQRVTTVLTVGGAARIPLLAQAVSGELDLDIVSDADPARTVAAGAMIAAGGLDHRTTGGRAERWRSVAIPAWTSVAAGAADPRTTEAADHTDAPAPLSPPPPPPPPVDATDEPPAPPAPPVEDETQVEDEPSVLAAPEPAEVIVDAADEAAAEDADVAVEAAAEDQAVGAGAVQEPPVDVTPHDDPADDAAAPVPHPDEVAAAPAPEQEPAPAEDLTLDAVEDVAVGPEDTAEVVDDEAEPVADPPPAVVQETEPVDEHLPAVRLDASLSAPDETEVVVHEPQDRAGAEDDAAAEEPVATPADPLSAPESLPRPVYYTVPVAFPEEPVDQAPVPVEDQGDHAEVTADDEEEPEDVWPFDTAPAEPAPADDVDRDADAPGTAPRRRWWRRRDAMTGETVENTEHESTGAWPAEHDVAEGNAPEDAASEDAGPDPIEALDLGDELLGRRRQTRRGVFRPAPVDDSAEELADDTASPVVDELGDDAGDDAAEVTSPGRRRRLLPPDDTDVEGLDATVLDATVLDEAASAGLPSDDLDMPWPARSRRATGRRRAADVPDSTDDIGPETPAVADHHVQDDDAPVPGRRRRTTPTDPLDEARESLEEEPPPTARARRLGRRRRVEDGRDATDEAPLDATPAPEALADNTAVESTVTEDSAVEDGAADPDTVDPDSFDTAADRFDTGRAAGRRARSRRSRRPTTPVDDLAGAATDTEGTEDAEQTPDLVPDTVVDPVEATAEEPTGRRGRSARRRRRHDPAPTTIHEDSATEDAQHPADDVVETVVDTTDPAADPDPEPTDDTADAGTVAGRRARPARRRRRHDPAPAATPEDAGTEDAQPPVDEVGDAVVEPDPTVEGHEALAPPPPPPPPPPHGASLTPPPGVPLPVPVAPAPVVADPSMAWMSSSAPDRRSRRRRRGRRSRTAPPAEITATPWQQRLVHDPFAPAPVAESADPEDVVLEDALEDVGANDETTPINDDVVDAEIVDEDVDDDSPGGDAAAGADDAGPTDVDPTEEPGDGRGDEPGRRRRRGRYSRAGGALLLLLVIGGAQMAWAERSDSDAAPPETTPRSATATEPPADAPDDTPAPTSAPTAEVTPPGSDTATPGTNPRRSVPVAPRRTTPAPTTAPVPVPVEPSPTATSTPPPSEPPPTEPTPSPTPSDPPEEPADPETGD from the coding sequence GTGGCGATCGGGATTGACGTCGGTGCCGGAGGCACCACGGTCGTGTTCGACGACGGCCGATGGATCCGCTTGCCGGTCGACGCGTCACGCCGACGGGTCATGAGCGACCTGACCGCCCGGGTCGGCGATCCCGTCCCGCTGGTGCACCGCGACGACGACGGCCGGATCCGTCACGAGCACGCGCACGACCTGTACGCCGCCGAGGTCGTGCGGGCGATGGTCGAGTGCGGCGTCACCCCCCGACCCACCGCGGGCCGAGGGGTCGTCGTGGCGATCCCCGCCTGGTGGACCACCCGGGCCACCGAGGTCGCCCGCGAGGCGATCCACGCACGGGCCGGCCGGCGCGTCACCGTCATCACCGACGCCGAGGCTGCCGTCCGCGGACACCTGGCAGGCGGGGGTCGCCTCGACGACTCCGTCGCGGTGCTCGACCTCGGCGCCCAGACGTCGGGCGCCTCCGTGGTCCAGGGCTGCCGGACGCCGCGGCCCACCGTGGCCGGCCATCCGGCGATGCAGGCCCACGCCGCCGGTGACGAGCTCGACGCCCGGATCCTGCACCACCTGGTGGAGAGTCTCGGTGAACGCGGCGACGTCATCGACCCGACCGATCCCGACACCGTCGCGGCTGCCCGCGAGTTCCTCCTGCAGTGCCGGGAGGCGAAGGAGTCGCTGTCGATCCGGTCGGCCGTCACCCTGACCACGCAGATCGGCGGGCCGGACGCGAAGCTCCGCCTCGTGCGGGCCGAGCTCGAGGAGATCGCCCGGCCCTGGGCGCTGTCCGTCGTCACGCTGCTGCGCACCGCCATCGACTCCAGCGGCCAGCGGGTCACCACGGTGCTGACGGTGGGCGGCGCAGCCCGCATCCCGCTGCTGGCGCAGGCGGTGTCCGGCGAGCTCGACCTGGACATCGTCTCGGACGCCGACCCGGCGCGGACCGTCGCGGCCGGCGCGATGATCGCGGCGGGCGGCCTGGACCATCGCACCACCGGCGGACGCGCCGAGCGGTGGCGGTCCGTGGCGATCCCGGCATGGACCTCCGTGGCGGCCGGCGCCGCCGACCCGCGAACGACTGAGGCGGCGGACCACACCGACGCACCGGCCCCCCTCTCACCCCCACCCCCGCCCCCGCCGCCCGTGGACGCCACCGACGAGCCGCCGGCCCCGCCCGCACCGCCGGTCGAGGACGAGACGCAGGTCGAGGACGAGCCGTCGGTGCTCGCAGCACCGGAGCCAGCCGAGGTCATCGTCGACGCCGCTGACGAGGCGGCAGCCGAAGATGCCGATGTGGCCGTCGAGGCGGCAGCGGAGGACCAGGCGGTCGGGGCCGGCGCGGTCCAGGAGCCGCCGGTCGACGTCACGCCCCACGACGACCCGGCCGATGACGCCGCGGCGCCGGTGCCCCACCCGGACGAGGTCGCCGCCGCGCCCGCGCCGGAGCAGGAGCCCGCGCCCGCCGAGGACCTCACCCTCGACGCGGTCGAGGACGTGGCCGTCGGGCCCGAGGACACCGCCGAGGTGGTGGACGACGAGGCCGAGCCCGTCGCGGACCCGCCGCCCGCCGTGGTCCAAGAGACTGAGCCCGTCGACGAGCATCTTCCGGCCGTCCGGCTCGACGCCTCGCTCAGCGCACCGGACGAGACCGAGGTCGTCGTCCACGAACCGCAGGACCGGGCTGGGGCCGAGGACGATGCCGCTGCCGAGGAGCCCGTCGCGACGCCCGCCGACCCGCTCTCCGCACCCGAGTCCCTGCCGCGGCCGGTCTACTACACCGTCCCGGTCGCCTTCCCCGAGGAACCGGTCGACCAGGCTCCGGTGCCCGTGGAGGACCAGGGCGATCACGCCGAGGTCACGGCTGACGACGAGGAGGAGCCGGAGGACGTCTGGCCCTTCGACACTGCGCCGGCCGAGCCTGCTCCGGCGGATGACGTGGACCGCGACGCCGACGCACCCGGCACGGCTCCGCGTCGCCGCTGGTGGCGTCGCCGGGACGCGATGACCGGAGAGACGGTCGAGAACACCGAGCACGAGTCGACCGGTGCGTGGCCGGCCGAGCACGACGTGGCCGAGGGGAACGCGCCCGAGGATGCTGCGTCCGAAGATGCCGGACCTGACCCGATCGAGGCGCTCGACCTGGGTGACGAGCTGCTCGGACGTCGCCGCCAGACACGGCGCGGAGTGTTCCGGCCGGCACCGGTGGACGACTCCGCCGAGGAGCTGGCGGACGACACCGCGTCGCCCGTCGTCGACGAGCTCGGCGACGACGCGGGGGACGACGCGGCCGAGGTGACGTCGCCCGGGCGTCGACGCCGCCTCCTGCCGCCCGACGACACCGATGTCGAGGGTCTGGACGCCACCGTCCTCGACGCCACCGTGCTCGACGAGGCAGCCTCGGCGGGACTCCCGTCGGACGACCTCGACATGCCGTGGCCGGCCCGCTCGCGCCGTGCCACCGGGCGACGCCGTGCCGCCGACGTCCCGGACTCGACCGACGACATCGGGCCAGAGACACCCGCGGTGGCTGACCACCACGTTCAGGACGACGACGCTCCCGTCCCGGGGCGCCGGCGTCGCACCACTCCGACCGACCCCCTGGACGAGGCACGCGAGTCGTTGGAGGAGGAGCCACCGCCGACCGCGCGCGCCCGCCGGCTCGGCCGTCGCCGACGCGTCGAGGACGGCCGGGACGCGACCGACGAGGCACCCCTCGACGCCACACCGGCACCGGAGGCACTGGCCGATAACACTGCGGTCGAGAGCACTGTGACCGAGGACAGCGCGGTCGAGGACGGTGCGGCCGACCCGGACACCGTCGACCCGGACTCCTTCGACACCGCCGCCGACCGGTTCGACACCGGACGAGCGGCCGGACGCCGCGCGCGCTCCCGTCGCTCTCGCCGACCCACGACACCGGTCGACGACCTCGCGGGCGCTGCGACCGACACCGAGGGCACTGAGGACGCGGAGCAGACCCCGGACCTGGTCCCGGACACCGTCGTCGATCCCGTCGAGGCGACCGCCGAGGAGCCGACCGGCCGACGGGGCCGCTCGGCCCGTCGGCGTCGCCGGCACGACCCGGCGCCGACCACGATCCACGAGGACAGCGCGACCGAGGACGCGCAGCACCCCGCCGACGACGTGGTGGAGACGGTGGTCGACACCACCGACCCGGCCGCCGACCCGGACCCGGAGCCCACCGACGACACGGCTGACGCCGGGACCGTGGCCGGCCGTCGAGCCCGCCCGGCCCGTCGGCGACGTCGGCACGACCCGGCGCCGGCCGCGACCCCCGAGGACGCCGGGACCGAGGACGCGCAGCCCCCCGTCGACGAGGTCGGCGACGCCGTGGTCGAGCCGGACCCGACGGTCGAGGGCCACGAGGCCCTGGCGCCGCCACCGCCCCCTCCGCCCCCGCCTCCGCACGGCGCGTCACTGACACCCCCGCCCGGTGTCCCCCTCCCGGTGCCGGTGGCGCCGGCTCCCGTCGTCGCCGATCCGTCCATGGCGTGGATGAGCTCGAGCGCCCCCGACCGCCGGTCCCGGCGCCGCCGCCGCGGGCGCCGGTCCAGGACCGCCCCGCCCGCGGAGATCACGGCGACGCCGTGGCAGCAGCGGCTGGTGCACGACCCGTTCGCCCCCGCCCCCGTGGCCGAGTCCGCGGACCCCGAGGACGTCGTGCTCGAGGACGCGCTCGAGGACGTCGGTGCGAACGACGAGACCACCCCGATCAACGACGACGTCGTGGACGCGGAGATCGTCGACGAGGACGTCGACGACGACTCCCCCGGCGGTGACGCCGCAGCAGGTGCGGACGACGCGGGCCCCACAGACGTCGATCCGACCGAGGAGCCCGGAGACGGGCGCGGCGACGAGCCCGGGCGACGTCGGCGGCGGGGCCGGTACTCCCGTGCCGGCGGCGCGCTGCTCCTCCTGCTGGTCATCGGTGGTGCGCAAATGGCCTGGGCCGAACGGTCCGACTCCGATGCGGCTCCGCCGGAGACGACACCCCGGTCCGCCACCGCCACGGAGCCGCCGGCCGACGCGCCGGACGACACCCCTGCACCGACGTCGGCGCCGACGGCGGAGGTCACGCCACCGGGCTCGGACACGGCCACACCCGGCACGAACCCGCGCCGGTCGGTGCCGGTCGCCCCGCGACGGACCACTCCGGCGCCGACCACCGCGCCAGTGCCGGTGCCGGTGGAGCCGTCCCCCACCGCGACGAGCACCCCGCCGCCGTCCGAGCCGCCGCCCACCGAACCCACCCCCTCGCCGACCCCGAGCGACCCGCCGGAGGAGCCCGCCGACCCGGAGACCGGCGACTGA
- a CDS encoding IniB N-terminal domain-containing protein, protein MDTTTLLNFILGLLGSSAQAEAFAEDPDGALAAAGLGGISCADVDAVLPVVADYLPIAAGGYGSLHGHSDVASQLKALVSVYPPGTVTNIAQNIWADGDVTQAFGFGSGVTVAGEDNVTAGRDAYNAQDDGVIAGGDATVAHDDAIVAGGNAAEDDAIVAGGNAAEDDAQIAGGNAAEDDAIASGGDAAEDGAQIGDTDNSDNSDNSDNSDNSTEDNDGVDLEAGDNNAGQDNSTEDNDGVDLEAGDNNAGQDNSDNSDNSDNSDNSDNSVTEDNDGVDLENGDNNAGQDNSDSSVTEDNDGVDLEAGDNNAGQDNSDNSDNSDNSDNSTEDNDGVDTEGAYTEDNDGNDFENGGQVGDSDDSTTSGDVDNSTTSGDVDNSIEDNDGVDLENGPNNAGQDNSTTSGDVDNSTEDNDGLDIETNNANAAGGALSTSVVDDDSISLGTLTLDSNNTTDNSTTSGDVDNSIEDNDGTDLENGGTVGNTSGDATTTTDNSNNSNQGNTTDSSTTAGDTFTGDNVGGDNFESGGGDVFSGDSNQQNNAQDTGNVVEGDYVSDQGTIVDDVSEAGAGGIVFP, encoded by the coding sequence ATGGACACCACCACCCTTTTGAACTTCATTCTCGGGCTACTGGGTAGCAGCGCGCAGGCCGAGGCCTTCGCCGAGGATCCGGACGGCGCTCTCGCCGCAGCAGGCCTCGGCGGCATCAGCTGCGCCGACGTCGACGCGGTCCTGCCCGTCGTCGCCGACTACCTGCCCATCGCCGCCGGCGGCTACGGCTCGCTGCACGGCCACTCCGACGTCGCCTCGCAGCTCAAGGCCCTCGTCAGCGTCTACCCCCCCGGAACCGTCACCAACATCGCGCAGAACATCTGGGCCGACGGTGACGTCACCCAGGCCTTCGGCTTCGGCTCCGGCGTGACCGTCGCGGGCGAGGACAACGTGACCGCCGGTCGCGACGCCTACAACGCGCAGGACGACGGCGTCATCGCCGGCGGCGACGCGACCGTGGCCCACGACGACGCGATCGTCGCCGGTGGCAACGCTGCCGAGGACGACGCGATCGTCGCCGGTGGCAACGCCGCTGAGGACGACGCCCAGATCGCCGGTGGCAACGCTGCCGAGGACGACGCCATCGCTTCCGGTGGCGACGCTGCCGAGGACGGCGCCCAGATCGGCGACACCGACAACTCCGACAACTCCGACAACTCGGACAACTCGGACAACTCCACCGAGGACAACGACGGTGTCGACCTCGAGGCGGGCGACAACAACGCCGGTCAGGACAACTCCACCGAGGACAACGATGGTGTCGACCTCGAGGCGGGCGACAACAACGCCGGTCAGGACAACTCCGACAACTCCGACAACTCGGACAACTCGGACAACTCCGACAACTCGGTGACCGAGGACAACGACGGTGTCGACCTGGAGAACGGTGACAACAACGCCGGCCAGGACAACTCGGACAGCTCGGTGACCGAGGACAACGACGGCGTCGACCTCGAGGCGGGCGACAACAACGCCGGTCAGGACAACTCCGACAACTCCGACAACTCGGACAACTCGGACAACTCCACCGAGGACAACGACGGTGTCGACACCGAGGGTGCGTACACCGAGGACAACGACGGCAACGACTTCGAGAACGGTGGCCAGGTCGGCGATTCGGACGACTCGACCACCTCGGGCGACGTCGACAACTCGACCACCTCGGGTGACGTCGACAACTCGATCGAGGACAACGACGGTGTCGACCTGGAGAACGGCCCGAACAACGCCGGCCAGGACAACTCGACCACGTCGGGTGACGTCGACAACTCGACCGAGGACAACGACGGTCTGGACATCGAGACGAACAACGCCAACGCCGCCGGCGGTGCCCTGAGCACCTCGGTCGTCGACGACGACTCGATCTCGCTGGGCACGCTGACGCTGGACTCGAACAACACGACCGACAACTCGACCACGTCGGGCGATGTCGACAACTCGATCGAGGACAACGACGGCACGGACCTGGAGAACGGTGGCACGGTCGGCAACACGTCGGGCGACGCCACCACGACCACCGACAACTCGAACAACTCGAACCAGGGCAACACGACTGACTCGAGCACCACGGCGGGCGACACCTTCACGGGTGACAACGTCGGCGGCGACAACTTCGAGTCGGGCGGCGGCGACGTGTTCTCCGGTGACAGCAACCAGCAGAACAACGCGCAGGACACCGGCAACGTGGTCGAGGGCGACTACGTCTCCGACCAGGGCACGATCGTCGACGACGTCAGCGAGGCTGGCGCAGGCGGCATCGTCTTCCCGTGA